From the Primulina tabacum isolate GXHZ01 chromosome 15, ASM2559414v2, whole genome shotgun sequence genome, one window contains:
- the LOC142527743 gene encoding uncharacterized protein LOC142527743, with amino-acid sequence MIGTGKMKQHSNLLDRPLSKGKQEVSLSAFAFLFSELVQYNQTQVDNIAELERRLEDAGYAVGTRVLELLCHREKGNRRETRLLGILSFIHSTVWKVLFGKVADSLEKGTEHEDEYMISEKELLVNRFISIPKDMGAFNCGAFVAGIVRGVLDNADFPAVVTAHFVPVDGQQRPRTTILIKFAEEVLRREARLG; translated from the exons ATGATAGGAACTGGGAAAATGAAGCAACATTCGAACCTACTCGATCGACCCCTCAGCAAAGGCAAACAAGAG GTTAGTCTGAGTGCATTTGCATTCTTGTTTTCGGAGCTTGTTCAGTATAATCAAACTCAAGTAGACAACATAGCTGAATTGGAACGAAG GTTAGAGGATGCTGGCTATGCTGTTGGAACTAGGGTTCTGGAACTTCTCTGTCACAGGGAGAAG GGTAACAGAAGGGAAACACGGCTATTGGGTATCTTGTCCTTCATACACAGTACAGTGTGGAAGGTTTTGTTTGGAAAG GTGGCCGATTCTCTGGAAAAAGGCACGGAGCATGAAGATGAGTACATGATAAGTGAGAAGGAACTTCTTGTTAACAG ATTTATTTCAATACCCAAAGATATGGGAGCATTTAACTGTGGAGCCTTTGTCGCTGGGATAGTGAGG GGAGTACTCGACAATGCAGATTTTCCAGCTGTAGTCACAGCTCATTTCGTACCCGTAGATGGGCAACAACGACCTAGAACAACCATTCTGATTAAATTTGCTGAAGAG GTGCTACGGAGAGAAGCAAGATTAGGCTGA